The Candidatus Hydrogenedentota bacterium genomic sequence ACTAAAAAACTCGGCTTTGCTGTTGCGCTTGGGCATGAAAAACCTCTTTCCGCCCCCATACGGGCCGTCAAATCCCGGCGGGGCGCCTTGGGTGTCCCGCATGAAAACGCGGGGATTCGGCGGAGTGGGGGGCATCCCATGACAAAGGGATGCGCCGCCTCCGCCGGTGCGTCAAGTCTACCAAATGATTGGCGCGGTTTGCGAAACCATTTTTCCACTTAACAACCAAAAGGGGCTTATGACTCCCGGCGGAGGCTCCGGTTGGTGTTAGACCGGGCACACGTCGCCGCAATTGTGACGCGTTTTCCCCAAATTGTGGCTGCTGGCACTATTTTTGCCCACCCATGGTCCTATACAATGCATGCTCGTATCTGTCAGGCACGCCAAGGAGTTGCGATGAAGACGTTGTCGTATACCAGTTGTTGGAAGTCCGCGTTGGTTCTCCCCATGGGGGGTGCAACGCTGCTTTTCGTCCTGCTGGCCGCCGTGGCGCCGAGCGCCGCCGCCGACCAGCCCCAGTGGGGTGAGCGGCAATCGCGGAACATGGTCTCGCCGGAAAAGGGCCTTCCGGACAGTTTTGACCCGGAATCAGGGCTGAATGTCAAATGGTCCGTGGCGCTGGGGGACAACGCCTACGGCACGCCGGTCATCGCCGGGGGCCGGATTTTCATCGGGTCCAACAACCTGCATCCCATTGACCCGCGCATCGAGGGGGACTATGCCATTCTGCGCTGCCTGAACGAGGAGGACGGCAGTCTGGTCTGGAAGCTGGCGGTGCCACGCATCGGCGGCGACGACTACCTCGACTGGCCCATGATTGCCATGTGCTCGCCGCCAACCGTCGAGGGGGACCGTGTATACACCATGACCAACCGGTACCAGGCGGTCTGTCTCGACCTGAAGGGGCAGGCAAACGGCAATGACGGCCCGTTCAAGGACGAGGGAAACCTCATGGCGCCCGACGGCGGGCCGCCGCTGGAAATCACGGAGACCGAGGCGGACGTGCTCTGGCTGAATGACCTGCGCGGGGGGGAGGTGGACATGTATCCCCACGACGCGGCCCATGCCTCGATGCTGCTGGACGGCCCCTACCTCTACCTCAACACCTGCAACGGTGTGGACAACACGCACAAGAACATCCTGCGCCCGGACGCGCCCAGCCTGATTGTGCTGGAGAAGTCCACCGGACGCCTTGTGGCAAAGGACACGGAACGCATTGCCCCGCGCATATTCCACTCGACCTGGTCCTCCCCGGCGATGGGCACGGTGAACGGCCGGAAACTGGTCTTCTTCTGCGGCGGCGACGGGGTGCTGTACGCCTTCAAGGCGCTGGACACGGAGAAAACGCCGAAAACTGTCCAGAACCTTGAAGTGGCCTGGCGATTCGATCCGGACCCGGACGCGCCCAAGGAAAATGTGGCCGAGTACCTGAAGAACAACCGCACCGGCCCGAGCACCATCCACAGCATGCC encodes the following:
- a CDS encoding PQQ-binding-like beta-propeller repeat protein; this encodes MGGATLLFVLLAAVAPSAAADQPQWGERQSRNMVSPEKGLPDSFDPESGLNVKWSVALGDNAYGTPVIAGGRIFIGSNNLHPIDPRIEGDYAILRCLNEEDGSLVWKLAVPRIGGDDYLDWPMIAMCSPPTVEGDRVYTMTNRYQAVCLDLKGQANGNDGPFKDEGNLMAPDGGPPLEITETEADVLWLNDLRGGEVDMYPHDAAHASMLLDGPYLYLNTCNGVDNTHKNILRPDAPSLIVLEKSTGRLVAKDTERIAPRIFHSTWSSPAMGTVNGRKLVFFCGGDGVLYAFKALDTEKTPKTVQNLEVAWRFDPDPDAPKENVAEYLKNNRTGPSTIHSMPVFHENRVYITGGGDAWWGKREAWLKCVDATKEGDISATGLLWTHPMARHSCATPAILDGLAYVTDGGGSVYCVDAVTGESVWDHDLGGEIWGSVLVADGKAHVGTRRGVLWTFATGREKNLLGSVKLGEAISSTPVAANGVLYVATQETLFAFKAGIPAK